One genomic segment of Belonocnema kinseyi isolate 2016_QV_RU_SX_M_011 chromosome 2, B_treatae_v1, whole genome shotgun sequence includes these proteins:
- the LOC117167354 gene encoding segmentation polarity homeobox protein engrailed-like: MSVALVTMESTYGLRLGIPSHHHHPLLHHHRVCSPPLAESHVVSRQVQREEQQESDAPLRFSVVNILRPDFGREAIQNTRSSAKSNVVKPVAQSLISLPRDLSLSTSRLSSESPPMSYTQREREFSSHCGLTSPLQRHSGLSRSGSLESLASSRSSVTSSSVTGASSLCSTSSAIGVESVSGESNTGSTNSGIDTKNGTNQSLWPAWIYCTRYSDRPSSGPRTRRVKRSSTSDKNSSPEEKRPRTAFSAEQLARLKREFTENRYLTEKRRQQLSRDLGLNEAQIKIWFQNKRAKIKKATGQKNPLALQLMAQGLYNHSTVPVDEDGEEIDASENQQS, from the exons atgagtgTAGCATTGGTAACGATGGAGTCTACCTACGGATTGCGATTGGGCATCCCAAGTCATCATCATCATCCTCTTCTTCATCATCACAGAGTGTGTTCGCCACCTTTGGCAGAAAGCCACGTGGTCTCGAGGCAGGTCCAACGCGAGGAACAACAAGAATCAGATGCACCTTTAAGATTCAGTGTAGTGAACATCCTGAGACCAGACTTTGGAAGAGAGGCGATTCAGAACACCAGAAGCTCTGCTAAATCAAATGTTGTTAAACCAGTGGCTCAGAGTCTAATTTCACTCCCACGTGATTTGAGTCTTTCCACCTCGAGGCTGTCTTCAGAATCACCCCCGATGAGTTATACTCAGAGGGAGAGAGAATTTTCATCCCACTGTGGATTGACGTCACCACTTCAAAGGCATTCCGGATTGAGCAGAAGCGGAAGTCTTGAAAGTCTTGCCAGCAGTAGAAGTTCCGTGACTAGCAGTTCCGTAACCGGCGCTTCGTCCTTGTGCTCGACCTCGTCCGCCATCGGTGTAGAATCTGTGAGTGGTGAAAGTAACACCGGAAGCACAAACTCCGGAATTGACACAAAGAACGGTACCAATCAGAGCCTGTGGCCGGCGTGGATTTACTGTACCAGATACTCTGACAGACCCTCTTctg GACCCCGCACCAGACGAGTGAAACGTTCCTCGACCAGTGACAAGAACAGCTCTCCCGAAGAGAAACGGCCTAGAACGGCCTTCAGTGCAGAACAGCTGGCGAGACTGAAGAGAGAATTCACGGAGAACAGATACTTAACTGAGAAACGAAGACAGCAGCTCTCGAGGGACTTGGGCCTGAACGAGGCCCAAATCAAGATCTGGTTCCAGAACAAGAGGGCGAAGATCAAGAAAGCCACTGGGCAGAAGAACCCTCTCGCACTGCAGTTGATGGCTCAGGGACTCTACAATCACTCCACCGTTCCCGTCGACGAGGATGGCGAGGAGATCGACGCCAGTGAAAATCAGCAGTCGTAA